The segment aTTGATTTCTTTTAAGACTTTTATGTTActtctaaatatatttttattatttttttcttttaaaaaaaaataattccgtgagatatctaaaaattttttaattaatgaaatttttcaatttttttattaaaaattaattattttattagaaattaaaataattattttttctaatttttaaatcaattaattaaaagtaaaatttttttattaaattaaggttaaaattaaattaatgaaaaaaattaaaaatcgaacaTCCGATagggcaaaattaaaatttttatcaaaaatgacagtttttttggtgtattttcataatttttcaaaaactttcaaaaattttttgaaaataattttcatttttgttttgaaaatcatattttaacttaaattttcttctctaaaaatatttttcataaaattactgaatttatttttcaaaaattttttacagttaggtattttgtattaaatttttttctttaattttttatctgaaatctatttttaattaacaactcTCAAagtaaatagttaaaaaacttcaaaaatattatttaacgctcaaaaattgttaaaattttgtcattttgtaatttcaaaacttattttttattttcaaaaatttttgactttttttttgataattttaattaaagcggccttattgtaaaataaatagttgtttaaataatttagagataaccaatttttgaaataaattctttcgaaatttaaaattttactgtaattctgtttttttttttaatttaggtattttttaattttaagtttttttttaaatattaatttatttttatttcaaattaatagatttgaaaaaaaatattttttattaaatattttttttctgaaaaaatcaacatttgaaatttttcttcacttaatttaaaattaaaaaaaaatatgagggtATTTATCTTAACtaagatattatttttttagtaattagtttaaaaaatttttaaacaaacaattattttaaaaattatttttataaagtttaaacTGTTTAAGATcactcattttttgaaaaatatttttattgaatttttcttaacttttttcttttcactaaaatatataaaaattttaaatgaacaaagttttctcacaattttatcacatttatattttgtcacttttttgttctctttttatttctaattttttttatcttaaccactttaattttctcataaatcaagcttaaaatttttctatagaataaaatttaaatttttcttccttttagattcaaaattcaacattcacttcacaaaaaaatattttttaaaaaatactcacgaaataataaacttttgtcCCAAGAATAATAACAGCGACAACTACCACAATAAAGGCTTGACACAACAGGAAAACCGTAATATAGTAAAGTAAATAGCACGAAATCACAGTGACCATCAAGAGAGAAAAGAATTCTAAATGTTTGACGTctctctgcaaaaaaaaaaaacaaaaaatgtcacagtCTCCCTTGATTGTTTTCGCGTGGCCTTGCTTACGTTCAAACATCCCATGAGAAGCGAGACATCAGCAGTCAACCCGACCAAGTCCAAGAACATTTCCAACGTTAAACGGGCATTTGtcccttaatttaattattttttttaggaaaaaaaaacaaaaaaaattaaaaatatgaataattaattggcTCCTTGTCAAAAATAATGTCTTACAGGGCAATGGCGGGGCCAGCAAAAAGTCATAGACGAAAGATGTGGCATCGAAAAAGTAACAAAGGTAGATGACGGTCCTTAGCACGAGCGAAACTGTGAGGGCAATCAGACATCCCGTGCGTAAATTCACGCAACCCGTTATTCTGTTGGAGTATGGAAGGTTTTCGATGAATGCAAAGACCATGTTGCCCCTTTTTGTGTGATGGcgacgaggaaaaaaacacTACTaaccgtctcaaaatgaaaaatctgagAGCTTCCAATGGCCAAATGTGTGCTATAAATACACGCGCGCGAGcaagaaaaacgagaaaatctcacaaaaacgTACGGAAATAgaattgtgtaaaattttccgtctttttttttcgtgtatttcgCGCTCACAATTCACATTTAAcacgaaaaaactaaaactaattaagcaaaaataaattgtgtaaTGATCAACAAACAACATATGATTGTCCCAGGTCGTCGCAGCGTCGTCAGAGTCGTCATCAAGGTCACTTACTCGGCTCCCGCCTTCCAATTTTGGTTCAACGAGTGCACGCAAAACAAGAAATTCACGTCGTAaactgcaaataaataaaatctattaaCGAGCAGCGataaattttgaggaaaaaaaataattacggaAAATAAATCCATCACGTGTGTCCACATAATTGTAGCAAAGGGCAGCAATCACATAAATTAAGCCAAACGCGCAAATGACAAGACGCAACGGCAAGTAAATGTCGATCCATTTGCCGTTTTTCTAGGAAAATTAAgagataaattaacaaaaaaaaaaaaaaaaatgataaaaaaagtgCAGTTACATGAGAAATTGCCACCACCAACAACATATCCATTAAAAGAGCAATTGTGTCGACCGGTATTACGATGTATTTCGAAATGTCCAGAAAGTCAATTActgtaaaaaagtatttttttatttgatcgaagaaaaatatttgttcaagaaaaacaaaattttccaagtttttaaggaattttaaattttgcatgtgaattttttgagtcaaaaattgtcttgaaaatatttaaaattttaattttttatcatttttttatctataaaaaaataatttatatttacttaGGTCGTtccgaatttttttcgatgtttttgtcccaaaactttttttttaaatgggtcattgttgaatattttagttatttttatgatatctacattgagatttgataatttaaaattgatctcagaatatttcaagttaaaaatttaaactgaaatttttttttaaatttttttcataaatctttaaaactgtacatggaaaaaaattaagaaaaaaaccaaaacaaaagttttttctgaaatttcaaAACCTTAATTTGAGCCGGTtaaatttgatcttttttaatgcaaaaattggtggcttaaaattaaaaaaaaatttttttaaattgagattttttgtttcaatttgtcaGAAATATTCAAGAGCTTCAAACTTTCttgatctgtttttttttttaacttacttagtaaacatgtacaatttttcacaaatttctatttaaatttgcaggggataaaaaagtttttttttttttaaaaaaaatagaggggggtatatttttaaaaagtaaattaaaataaaattttttttataaattttttctctttaattttttttgataaattatgatataaattttatttttgtttttttaaaaattaaaattttcaaaattatttcaagttacctatcaaattttataaattattatctaaataaatgtttgaaaatttattattttgctcgaaaattaaatttgaaattttttatgaacatggcataaaatttaaaacaaaatattgttaaaaaaattaattttagtcttGATTTTAGCAGAAATTAGCGGACCCATAAACTTCGTCCTACCAAAGAAAGCTTACtacaaagaaattaaaacCTAAATATAGGtatgcaaataataaattattcttagacaattatttttttttgtatattcgAGATATGAAATGAAGCTTTCATgtcatatttttactttttgaaattttttctttatttcttagtacaaaaactttcatttagcTCAAaagtctttttaaaaaaattttcgaactttGCACAcaatactttttttcgaactttgtcattcatcatttttttttgattcgaaaCATATTTAACCACAAAATAAGAGAAATACTTACAACTGTTACTTGGATCTCTAATTCGCTCCAGCATCCAATGGTCATATCGCTCGAAATGATGAATTATCACATAGCACATCGTGTGCACGCAAATCCTGAAAACCATGCTCACGAGTGCAAGCCCGATGCACAATGCGCGTAACGGAACTTTCTCATACAGCTTTTTGGAGTACGGAAAATTGTCGAGAATCTCAAAAAACTTCATCCTAAACTTCTTACTCTTGAAACGACACGAAAGAGACTAAACTCggaatgaaattgaaatgtgagaattaaaaagtttcttatcacaaagaaaaaattattgttattgttgtgaAGTAACGTTGAGTAATAATAACGAGGAAGGTCACGGAGCTCATCAATGAATCAGATGTGAGTgtaataaatacacaaaaggCATTAATTTAAGTTCATTTTATTCGCcggtctttttttttatttcagttgCAAACAGTCGTTGGATTTACATCTACTTGTCTTTCCACAATTGCGCCAGAGAGTGCGCCGTGATGAATGAATATGTCGTGaacactgaaaaaataaagaaatcgaaaaataaacaaaaacagaaattaattttaaatttagaatcgCGTTGACATGCCGCACAGTgggaaaaatttgatgatttgtgGGAAAAAATggcagaattttattattattttttttttaaataatttttttgaaaaattgctgaaaCTCGAAAGTTTTAAGatcaaaaataagtttttggtCAATCAGAATcctttgagttaaaaaatgtataagaatctcgaaatgagatttttcctttttttgcgttttaagACTGATAAAAAGCAATCTTTTTacgaattctaaaaattaaaattttaacttttaaaacattttctgaaaatgataaaacaaaatattttttaaaaaatttgaaatatttatctaatttgtcaaaaaaattagcaggtccaaaaattgaacttgaatttttaaaatttgagaataaaaattatttaattggaacacttatttgatttttttttgaattttgaaggtGCCCATTTTGGAGATTTcactgtatttttttcaatccatGGCTCCTGAAAGTATGCAATACCTACTAAAAAacgtttttgtttgtaaatgaAGTTTTCGAAAGGCTAATCAAGCTAAAACTTGGTATAAAATCTGTTCTTATAGAAATACATCTTTAACCAAATTTTCaggttttaatttaagttcttgaagaaaatatctcaaattttGTGTTGAAGTATCCATTGCATACCTTCAGGAGTCAAAAGCTTTTTAacacgaaattattttttttaattttttctttactgtCTATTGAATTAGATATCTTTTGCCATACAAGTTTCCCATTAGAGCTGAtcaattgacaaatttttaacttttttttcacaaaaaa is part of the Culicoides brevitarsis isolate CSIRO-B50_1 chromosome 3, AGI_CSIRO_Cbre_v1, whole genome shotgun sequence genome and harbors:
- the LOC134835144 gene encoding uncharacterized protein LOC134835144, translated to MVFAFIENLPYSNRITGCVNLRTGCLIALTVSLVLRTVIYLCYFFDATSFVYDFLLAPPLPWTNARLTLEMFLDLVGLTADVSLLMGCLNRDVKHLEFFSLLMVTVISCYLLYYITVFLLCQAFIVVVVAVIILGTKVYYFLCGHSLNQTWKLGVTDNNRV
- the LOC134834649 gene encoding uncharacterized protein LOC134834649 isoform X1, translated to MKFFEILDNFPYSKKLYEKVPLRALCIGLALVSMVFRICVHTMCYVIIHHFERYDHWMLERIRDPSNSLIDFLDISKYIVIPVDTIALLMDMLLVVAISHKNGKWIDIYLPLRLVICAFGLIYVIAALCYNYVDTRDGFIFLYDVNFLFCVHSLNQNWKAGAE